Proteins encoded within one genomic window of Paramisgurnus dabryanus chromosome 11, PD_genome_1.1, whole genome shotgun sequence:
- the plk2b gene encoding serine/threonine-protein kinase PLK2b, protein MSTNRTMMETQRSKSYPSITTQNDKMCEINKISEQDWKNTEDNSRTEYSRIITDPNTGKCYCRGKVLGKGGFAKCYEMTDLSSGKVYAVKIIPHKRVSKPHQREKINREIDLHRSLIHKHIVHFYHHFEDKDNIYILLEYCSRRSLAHILKARKVLTEPEVRYYLKQTVSALKYLHDLEILHRDLKLGNLFVTDSMELKVGDFGLAAKLEPISNRRRTICGTPNYLSPEVLNKQGHGWESDVWALGCVMFTMLTGKPPFETTNLKETYRCIREARYTLPPALSLPAKQIISSMLAQEPVDRPQLDDIMRHEFFTQGFMPETLPVSCCHSAPDFHISSPAKSFFKKAAAALFGGKKDKAKYYENINRLAKEEEDIYKLRQDLKTTTISNQITTHTPEEVGTPSAPTRKPVTQATAGRPQTRDTIHLIVRGSLGSCSSSSECLEDSTTGIVAEAVISVLRGCLEHMPKADSLPRGSGCNSLKWVTKWVDYSNKYGFGYQLSDNTVGVLFNNGTHMSLLSDKKTVHQYAALGQKSVFSVLDTPECVVAQVTILKYFAHYMEENLMDGGDVISELDSQKTRIYLLQWLKSDRALLMLFNDGTFQVNFYHDHTKLILCTQQEEYLLTYINEERTSTTFKLSTLLAAGCTAELRSRLEYALNMMLQRRN, encoded by the exons ATGAGCACAAACAGAACCATGATGGAGACGCAAAGAAGTAAATCTTATCCATCAATAACAACCCAAAATGACAAAATGTGTGAGATCAATAAAATAAGTGAACAGGATTGGAAAAACACAGAGGATAACAGTCGGACAGAGTATTCAAGAATCATTACAGACCCCAATACTGGAAAATGTTACTGCCGGGGAAAAGTTCTGGGAAAG GGAGGCTTCGCAAAGTGTTATGAGATGACCGACCTGTCTTCAGGTAAAGTCTATGCAGTCAAAATCATCCCGCACAAGCGCGTGTCCAAACCACACCAGAGAGAAAAG ATAAACAGAGAGATCGATCTGCACAGATCTCTTATCCATAAACACATAGTGCATTTCTATCACCACTTTGAAGACAAAGACAACATCTATATTCTTTTGGAGTACTGCAGTAGAAGA TCGCTGGCTCACATACTGAAGGCACGAAAAGTTTTAACAGAACCAGAGGTGAGGTACTACCTAAAACAGACGGTGTCTGCTTTAAAATACCTTCACGATCTAGAGATTCTGCATCGAGATTTAAAACTAG GCAACCTGTTTGTGACTGACTCAATGGAGCTTAAAGTGGGAGATTTTGGGCTGGCTGCCAAACTGGAGCCGATTAGCAACAGGCGTAGAACAATCTGCGGTACACCCAACTACCTGTCACCGGAAGTGCTTAACAAACAAGGCCATGGCTGGGAGTCTGATGTGTGGGCACTGGGTTGTGTCAT GTTTACCATGCTCACGGGTAAGCCTCCATTCGAGACCACTAACCTGAAGGAGACGTACCGATGTATCCGCGAAGCACGTTATACCCTCCCACCCGCCCTTTCTCTACCCGCCAAACAGATCATTTCCAGCATGCTCGCGCAGGAGCCCGTGGACCGTCCGCAATTGGATGACATCATGCGGCATGAATTTTTCACCCAG GGCTTCATGCCAGAAACTCTTCCGGTCAGCTGTTGCCACTCCGCTCCAGACTTCCACATTTCCAGTCCTGCCAAGAGCTTCTTCAAGAAGGCAGCTGCTGCTCTCTTTGGGGGAAAGAAGGACAAAGCTAAATACTATGAAAATATAA ATCGGTTAGCGAAAGAAGAGGAAGACATATACAAGCTTCGCCAAGACCTCAAAACGACGACCATCAGCAATCAGATTACTACACACACGCCCGAG GAAGTAGGAACTCCGTCAGCACCTACAAGAAAGCCCGTTACCCAGGCAACTGCTGGAAGACCGCAGACGAGAGATACCATTCACTTGATTGTTAGAGGCAGCTTGGGAAGCTGTAGTAGCAGTAGtgaat GTCTTGAAGACAGCACCACCGGTATCGTGGCCGAAGCTGTTATTAGTGTGCTTAGGGGCTGCCTTGAACACATGCCTAAAG CTGACAGCCTGCCTAGAGGAAGCGGTTGTAATAGTTTGAAGTGGGTGACTAAGTGGGTGGACTATTCCAACAAATATGGCTTTGGTTATCAGTTGTCTGATAACACAGTGGGCGTCCTTTTCAACAATGGAACTCATATGAGCCTCCTCTCTGATAAAAA GACTGTTCATCAATATGCAGCGCTGGGCCAGAAGTCTGTTTTCTCTGTCCTTGATACTCCTGAATGTGTTGTCGCCCAGGTCACCATTCTCAAGTACTTTGCCCACTACATGGAAGAGAATTTGATGGAT GGAGGTGATGTGATAAGTGAGCTAGACTCCCAGAAGACCAGAATCTACCTTCTACAGTGGCTGAAATCAGACAGAGCTTTACTGATGCTTTTCAACGATGGCACTTTCCAG GTGAACTTCTATCACGACCACACCAAGCTCATCCTGTGCACGCAACAGGAGGAATATCTGCTGACGTACATCAACGAGGAAAGAACGTCCACCACCTTCAAACTGAGCACGCTACTCGCCGCGGGCTGCACCGCAGAGCTGCGCAGCCGTCTCGAATATGCACTGAACATGATGCTGCAGCGCCGCAACTAA